Proteins encoded by one window of Longimicrobiaceae bacterium:
- a CDS encoding twin-arginine translocase TatA/TatE family subunit, whose translation MPFGLGFGETLLIFAIILIFFGPRKLPEMGASLGKGIRDFKRALNGVAAELQNPVDGMNGIGPAGTPAARPRTALEPPETAVPVEAALTAAPAPDAVAHATGEPARLDHAHAPDGTLLHIPHDADATLLDTPRSAGAPQHD comes from the coding sequence ATGCCCTTCGGACTCGGCTTCGGCGAGACGCTGCTGATCTTCGCCATCATCCTGATCTTCTTCGGCCCCCGCAAGCTGCCGGAGATGGGCGCGTCGCTGGGCAAGGGCATCCGCGACTTCAAGCGCGCCCTGAACGGCGTGGCCGCCGAGCTTCAGAACCCGGTGGACGGGATGAACGGCATCGGCCCGGCGGGGACGCCCGCGGCGCGCCCGCGCACCGCGCTGGAGCCGCCGGAGACCGCCGTGCCGGTGGAGGCCGCGCTCACCGCCGCCCCCGCGCCCGACGCGGTCGCCCACGCCACCGGCGAGCCCGCGCGCCTGGACCACGCCCATGCGCCCGACGGCACGCTCCTGCACATCCCGCACGACGCGGACGCGACGCTGCTGGACACGCCCCGCTCCGCCGGCGCGCCGCAGCACGACTGA